A single region of the Flammeovirga agarivorans genome encodes:
- a CDS encoding ABC-F family ATP-binding cassette domain-containing protein — MITVSNLGVQFGKRVLFQDVNLKFTEGNCYGIIGANGAGKSTFMKTLYGAQDPTRGSVSIGKGERLSVLKQDHHEFDDCTVLDTVMMGHDELWDIKKEQETLYAKEDFNEQDGIRISELTERFEDLDGWNAESDAANLLSGLFISEDLHYQTMSNLSGKQKVRVLLAQALFGKPDNLLLDEPTNDLDQETISWLEDYLANFDRTVLVISHDRHFLDSICTQIVDIDFQKISLFSGNYSFWYQSSQLASRQQAQQNKKAEEKIKELKEFIARFSANAAKSKQTTSRKKMLEKLNVEEIQPSSRKYPGIIFTPERQAGNNILEVEGLTKSIDGDVVFKDVEFNMQKDDKIVFISRDPRAMTALFEILNENDTDYEGEFKWGVTITTAYLPLEHGEFFENDLNLVDWLGQYSHDTSEAFIRGYLGKMLFSGEEIFKQSSVLSGGEKMRCMMSKMMLSDANCLILDSPTNHLDLESIQALNNSLMKFPGNILMSSHDHEVIHTVCNRVIELTPNGIIDRHMPYDEYINSEQIKELREKLYAK, encoded by the coding sequence ATGATTACAGTATCAAACTTAGGCGTTCAATTTGGTAAACGTGTTTTATTCCAAGATGTCAATCTTAAATTTACTGAAGGTAACTGTTACGGTATTATTGGTGCCAATGGAGCAGGTAAGTCGACTTTCATGAAAACTCTATATGGTGCACAAGATCCTACTAGAGGAAGTGTATCTATTGGTAAAGGTGAAAGACTTTCTGTTTTAAAACAAGATCACCACGAATTTGATGATTGTACAGTGTTGGATACTGTTATGATGGGTCATGATGAATTATGGGATATCAAAAAAGAGCAGGAAACACTTTATGCTAAAGAGGATTTCAATGAGCAAGATGGTATTCGTATTTCTGAATTGACAGAAAGATTCGAAGATCTTGATGGTTGGAACGCAGAATCTGATGCAGCCAACTTATTAAGTGGCTTGTTTATCTCAGAGGACTTGCATTATCAAACAATGTCAAACCTTAGTGGTAAGCAAAAAGTACGTGTTCTTTTAGCACAAGCATTATTTGGTAAGCCAGATAACTTATTACTTGATGAGCCTACCAACGACTTGGACCAAGAGACAATCTCATGGTTAGAGGATTACTTGGCAAACTTTGACAGAACGGTATTGGTAATTTCCCATGACCGTCACTTCTTGGATTCAATCTGTACTCAGATTGTAGATATCGACTTCCAAAAGATTTCATTGTTCTCTGGTAACTACTCATTCTGGTACCAGTCATCTCAATTAGCATCGCGTCAGCAAGCACAACAAAACAAGAAAGCTGAAGAGAAAATCAAAGAATTGAAAGAATTCATTGCTCGATTCTCAGCTAACGCCGCTAAATCAAAGCAAACAACTTCGCGTAAGAAGATGTTGGAGAAATTGAACGTTGAAGAAATTCAGCCTTCATCAAGAAAATACCCTGGTATTATCTTCACTCCAGAAAGACAAGCAGGTAATAACATCTTAGAAGTAGAAGGCTTAACGAAGTCAATTGATGGCGACGTAGTTTTCAAGGATGTTGAATTCAATATGCAGAAAGATGATAAAATCGTTTTCATTTCTAGAGACCCTAGAGCGATGACGGCTTTATTTGAAATCTTAAACGAGAATGACACAGATTATGAAGGTGAATTTAAGTGGGGTGTTACAATCACTACGGCTTACTTACCTTTAGAGCATGGTGAATTCTTCGAAAATGACTTAAACTTAGTAGATTGGTTAGGTCAATATTCTCACGATACTTCAGAAGCATTTATCAGAGGTTACTTAGGTAAAATGTTATTCTCAGGTGAAGAAATTTTCAAGCAATCATCTGTATTATCAGGTGGTGAAAAGATGCGTTGTATGATGTCGAAGATGATGTTGTCAGATGCCAACTGCTTGATCTTAGATTCACCTACCAACCACTTGGACTTAGAGTCGATTCAAGCGTTGAACAACTCATTGATGAAGTTCCCTGGAAATATCTTAATGTCATCACATGACCACGAGGTAATCCATACCGTTTGTAATAGAGTAATTGAATTAACTCCAAATGGTATTATCGACCGTCATATGCCTTATGATGAGTACATCAATTCAGAACAAATTAAAGAATTAAGAGAGAAGCTTTACGCAAAGTAA
- a CDS encoding rhodanese-like domain-containing protein gives MNYRELVNNGTPLLDVRSDAEFNEGHIEGAVNIPVNDVQRRMDEVKKLGSPLIVCCLSGGRAGVAKALIEAAGVKEVYNAGGWESLL, from the coding sequence ATGAATTATAGAGAGTTAGTGAATAACGGTACACCATTATTAGATGTAAGATCGGACGCAGAGTTTAATGAAGGACATATAGAAGGTGCAGTGAATATACCCGTTAATGATGTACAAAGAAGAATGGATGAAGTAAAAAAATTAGGTTCACCACTAATTGTTTGTTGTCTTTCTGGAGGTAGAGCAGGAGTGGCCAAGGCATTAATTGAAGCTGCTGGAGTAAAAGAAGTGTATAATGCAGGAGGCTGGGAGAGTCTTCTGTAA
- a CDS encoding tRNA-binding protein, with product MIDWNDFSKVDMRVGTIIEAEVFEEVKKPALKIKIDFGPEIGIKKTSAQIRALYEPKDIIGKQVIGVVNFPPKQIASIMSEVLLLGALGDGQDVILLTTDKPVKNGLPVS from the coding sequence ATGATTGATTGGAATGATTTCTCAAAGGTAGATATGAGAGTAGGGACAATCATTGAAGCCGAAGTGTTCGAAGAGGTAAAAAAGCCTGCCCTGAAAATTAAAATAGATTTTGGGCCAGAAATAGGAATTAAAAAAACATCAGCTCAGATTCGAGCCTTATATGAACCAAAGGATATAATTGGGAAACAAGTAATAGGAGTGGTTAACTTTCCTCCAAAGCAAATTGCAAGTATTATGTCTGAAGTATTGTTACTGGGGGCTTTAGGAGACGGACAGGATGTTATATTACTCACCACAGATAAACCAGTAAAAAATGGTTTGCCAGTGAGTTAA
- a CDS encoding DUF3467 domain-containing protein has protein sequence MDQEKKPENQINIELSDEVAEGTYANLAMIAHSNSEFVIDFIRMMPGLPKAKVKSRIILTPEHAKRLYMALQDNLKKYEAQFGPIGKTEEAPKFPMNFGLSNQDPQ, from the coding sequence ATGGATCAAGAAAAAAAACCTGAAAATCAGATTAATATTGAACTTAGCGACGAAGTTGCTGAAGGTACTTACGCAAATCTAGCCATGATCGCACACTCAAACAGTGAGTTCGTGATTGACTTTATTCGTATGATGCCAGGTCTTCCAAAAGCTAAGGTAAAATCTAGAATTATTCTTACTCCTGAGCATGCTAAAAGATTATATATGGCATTACAGGATAATCTAAAGAAATATGAAGCACAGTTTGGCCCAATAGGTAAAACTGAAGAAGCTCCTAAGTTTCCAATGAATTTTGGTTTAAGTAACCAAGATCCTCAATAA
- a CDS encoding MaoC/PaaZ C-terminal domain-containing protein — protein sequence MKVDKSLLLQQKPMLKIVGKTFLQTILPFLASSKKHDLLPQETLLNPPSKKLIESYITWSGGIAGNYEGILPPHIFSQYALPFGLSLLEKTPYKLAKVINQGVDIKVLGELKDNQPIFARTEIVDIKEDNGRARVHQKLVAGVDSSSIALEVHLYTAFIIGKREKKKTKREEVEKNLIEVGEWSVAKNDGFNFGVLTGDLNPLHWVDVIAKATPFKSTILHGFGQLAKTYELLQTKEGKMISDISIKFIKPVKLPNRGVKVLRSESVDANNRYHLELQDQKGTTLMVGSFCY from the coding sequence ATGAAAGTCGATAAATCATTATTGCTTCAACAGAAGCCGATGTTGAAAATTGTGGGTAAAACATTTTTACAAACAATATTACCATTCTTAGCTAGTAGTAAGAAACATGATTTATTGCCACAAGAAACATTACTAAATCCTCCATCAAAGAAACTTATTGAAAGTTATATTACTTGGAGTGGTGGTATTGCCGGAAATTATGAAGGAATATTACCTCCGCATATCTTTAGCCAATATGCTTTGCCTTTTGGATTAAGCTTATTAGAAAAAACTCCTTATAAATTGGCAAAAGTGATTAACCAAGGTGTAGATATCAAGGTTTTAGGTGAGTTAAAAGATAACCAACCCATTTTTGCTAGAACGGAGATTGTAGATATAAAAGAAGACAATGGAAGAGCAAGGGTACATCAGAAATTGGTTGCTGGTGTTGATTCGTCTTCAATCGCTTTAGAAGTACATTTATATACGGCTTTTATTATTGGCAAACGAGAAAAGAAAAAAACGAAAAGGGAAGAAGTAGAAAAGAATTTAATTGAAGTAGGAGAGTGGAGTGTAGCCAAAAATGATGGGTTTAATTTTGGCGTACTTACAGGGGATCTGAATCCATTACATTGGGTGGATGTTATCGCTAAGGCAACACCATTTAAAAGTACAATTTTACATGGTTTTGGACAATTGGCTAAGACTTACGAACTCCTTCAAACTAAAGAAGGGAAAATGATATCTGATATTAGTATCAAATTTATTAAACCTGTTAAACTACCAAATAGAGGAGTTAAGGTTTTACGTTCTGAAAGTGTTGACGCCAACAACAGATATCACTTAGAACTTCAAGATCAAAAAGGAACAACTTTAATGGTAGGATCATTCTGCTACTAA
- a CDS encoding 1-acyl-sn-glycerol-3-phosphate acyltransferase, which yields MKSLWVWLFKLFGWKIDGTVPEDVKKCVVVVGPHTSFWDFLVGVPARELLGFESKFFIKSSLCVGPLGWFLLKLGAIPVHRKKGNTRLVDLAIEEYNKRDELIIAVTPEGTRSYNPKWRTGFYHIANGAKVPIVMAGMCFKTKRVVIGERFIPTGNVDDDIIRIKRFFYNFVGKHPEKGIRKEEIE from the coding sequence ATGAAATCTCTTTGGGTTTGGTTGTTTAAACTTTTTGGGTGGAAGATCGATGGGACGGTTCCTGAGGATGTAAAAAAATGTGTAGTAGTAGTGGGGCCTCATACCAGTTTTTGGGATTTTTTAGTGGGTGTTCCAGCAAGAGAGCTTCTAGGTTTTGAATCGAAATTCTTTATCAAAAGCTCTTTATGTGTTGGGCCGTTAGGATGGTTTCTATTAAAATTAGGAGCAATTCCTGTTCACAGAAAAAAAGGCAATACAAGATTGGTTGATTTGGCAATTGAAGAGTATAATAAAAGAGATGAGTTAATTATTGCTGTAACACCAGAAGGCACTCGCTCTTATAATCCAAAATGGAGAACAGGGTTTTATCACATTGCAAATGGAGCAAAGGTTCCGATTGTTATGGCAGGCATGTGCTTTAAGACGAAGAGAGTGGTTATTGGTGAACGTTTCATACCGACGGGTAATGTGGATGATGACATTATAAGAATCAAACGCTTCTTCTATAACTTTGTAGGAAAACACCCAGAAAAAGGAATTAGAAAAGAAGAAATCGAATAG
- a CDS encoding GNAT family N-acetyltransferase yields the protein MITITDGNFDRLWEIYTSSFPLDEQRSQKDILQLISHGQLQFKGIEIDNNIVGLIAFRVLDKFVYIEYLAIAEEARGNGFGKKIMSYFTQMYKHYCIILEVEAPSNELQKKRISFYEQCDFHYNATHFVQPPLQKNGREVDMRLMSWPIKIEDTGFDMVKETLLNSVYNLVAE from the coding sequence ATGATTACTATAACTGATGGAAATTTTGACAGACTATGGGAAATTTATACTTCCTCTTTCCCACTTGATGAACAGCGTTCACAAAAAGATATACTCCAACTGATATCTCATGGTCAACTTCAATTTAAAGGAATCGAAATTGACAATAATATTGTAGGTCTCATTGCCTTTAGAGTATTAGATAAATTCGTATATATAGAATACTTAGCGATTGCTGAAGAAGCCCGAGGAAATGGTTTTGGAAAGAAGATCATGAGCTACTTTACACAGATGTACAAACATTACTGTATTATTCTTGAAGTTGAAGCTCCAAGCAATGAATTACAAAAGAAGCGTATCTCTTTTTATGAGCAATGTGACTTTCATTATAATGCTACTCATTTTGTCCAACCTCCACTACAAAAAAATGGTCGGGAAGTAGACATGAGATTAATGTCTTGGCCTATAAAAATCGAAGATACGGGGTTTGATATGGTAAAAGAAACCCTACTAAATAGTGTCTACAACTTAGTAGCAGAATGA
- a CDS encoding tRNA pseudouridine synthase A → MKNKRHNYLIEVQYVGYRFHGWMIQPGFKTVQGMINKTINFVLGGEVKFKTLGTSRTDTYVSANHSAFELFVWKELDEEEFFTLFNHNLPQDIRALSIKKVDDKFNIIQDPKTKEYQYLFTFNEKIHPFCAPYMVSIQHDLDLELMKEGAKLYEGTHYFGRFCKHPKEGVSLERTIDYCEIKENHHITASFFPEKSYIFYVHGKGFMRNQVRLMIGTLFMLGKGELTLEDIKKALKPSEDKTQLGYVAPASALNLHKITFE, encoded by the coding sequence ATGAAAAATAAGAGACATAATTATTTAATTGAGGTTCAGTATGTTGGTTACAGGTTTCATGGGTGGATGATCCAGCCTGGCTTCAAAACGGTTCAAGGCATGATTAATAAGACCATTAATTTTGTATTGGGTGGAGAAGTAAAATTTAAAACTTTGGGAACATCCAGAACTGACACCTATGTTTCTGCTAATCATTCTGCATTTGAGCTGTTCGTATGGAAAGAGTTAGATGAAGAAGAGTTTTTTACATTATTCAACCATAATCTACCTCAGGATATCAGAGCATTATCTATAAAAAAAGTGGATGATAAGTTTAATATCATTCAAGACCCAAAAACAAAAGAGTACCAATACTTATTCACTTTTAATGAAAAGATCCATCCCTTTTGTGCTCCCTACATGGTGAGTATTCAACATGATCTAGATTTAGAATTAATGAAAGAGGGAGCAAAGTTATATGAAGGGACTCATTATTTTGGGAGATTTTGTAAGCATCCCAAAGAAGGGGTTAGTCTGGAAAGAACGATTGATTATTGTGAGATAAAAGAAAACCATCATATTACAGCCTCTTTCTTTCCTGAAAAGAGCTATATCTTCTATGTACATGGAAAGGGTTTTATGAGAAACCAAGTAAGGCTTATGATAGGGACTCTGTTTATGTTAGGAAAAGGAGAGTTAACTTTAGAGGATATCAAAAAAGCATTAAAACCATCAGAAGATAAAACTCAGTTGGGGTATGTAGCTCCAGCCTCAGCATTGAACTTACATAAGATCACATTTGAGTAA